The following coding sequences are from one Aggregicoccus sp. 17bor-14 window:
- a CDS encoding VOC family protein → MVSKNTICLWFNGTALDAATFYAKTFPDSAVGAVHRAPGDFPDGKQGDVLTVEFTVMGIPCLGLNGGPTFQHNEAFSFQVATDDQAETDRLWDAIVGNGGQESACGWCKDKWGVSWQITPRALTSAFTDPDRAAAKRAFEAMMGMRKIDIAAIEKARRGR, encoded by the coding sequence ATGGTCAGCAAGAACACGATTTGCCTCTGGTTCAACGGCACCGCGCTCGACGCCGCGACGTTCTACGCCAAGACGTTTCCGGACAGCGCGGTGGGGGCGGTGCACCGCGCCCCGGGCGACTTCCCGGACGGCAAGCAGGGCGACGTCCTGACGGTCGAGTTCACCGTGATGGGCATCCCGTGCCTCGGCCTCAACGGCGGCCCCACCTTCCAGCACAACGAGGCGTTCTCGTTCCAGGTCGCGACCGACGACCAGGCGGAGACCGACCGCCTGTGGGACGCGATCGTCGGCAACGGCGGACAGGAGAGCGCCTGCGGCTGGTGCAAGGACAAGTGGGGCGTGTCGTGGCAGATCACCCCGCGGGCCCTGACCTCCGCCTTCACCGACCCCGACCGCGCCGCGGCCAAGCGCGCGTTCGAGGCGATGATGGGGATGCGGAAGATCGACATCGCGGCGATCGAGAAGGCCCGCCGCGGTCGCTGA
- a CDS encoding YciI family protein: protein MRFLSMVRVHENGQKPSERLMAEMGKLMQEMTAKGALLDTAGLHPTAEGIRLRNDHGKYSRTDGPFTETKEVIGGFALLKADSLEEALALTRRFLEVHGDEWNVECEVRQIADF, encoded by the coding sequence GTGCGCTTCCTGTCCATGGTTCGAGTCCACGAGAACGGCCAGAAGCCCAGTGAGCGGCTGATGGCCGAGATGGGCAAGTTGATGCAGGAGATGACCGCGAAGGGCGCGCTGCTCGACACCGCGGGCCTGCACCCCACCGCCGAGGGCATCCGCCTGCGCAACGACCACGGCAAGTACAGCCGCACCGACGGGCCGTTCACCGAGACGAAGGAGGTCATCGGCGGCTTCGCGCTGCTCAAGGCCGACTCGCTGGAAGAGGCGCTCGCGCTGACCCGCCGCTTCCTGGAGGTGCACGGCGACGAGTGGAACGTCGAGTGCGAGGTGAGGCAGATCGCTGATTTCTAG
- a CDS encoding acetylserotonin O-methyltransferase: protein MMHTQTDTRTEAARGRGAAAERAPALDPSAILQTGWGFWPAKTLLTAVELGLFTLLGDHGLTGGEIAERLQLRSRAVFDFLDGLVALRLLEREGSGPEARYANTPETAQFLDSTRPQYIGGILEMANARLYGFWGGLTEALKTGEPQNELKRSGRSMFEELYADPERLEQFMRAMSGISAGNFRMLAERFDFSRYATVCDVGGATGQLSIILAQKYPHLRCKSFDLPVVEPIARRSIAAAGVSDRVTPVSGDFLREPLPRADVITMGMILHDWNLERKLHLVRAAHAALPPGGAFIAVENLIDDERRQNVFGLMMSLNMLIEFGDAFDFTGADFRQWCQAAGFREVQVLPLAGPASAAIAYK, encoded by the coding sequence GGAGGCGGCGAGAGGCCGCGGAGCGGCAGCGGAACGGGCGCCTGCGCTCGACCCATCGGCCATTCTTCAGACGGGCTGGGGCTTCTGGCCTGCCAAGACGCTGCTCACCGCAGTCGAGCTCGGCCTCTTCACGCTGCTGGGCGACCACGGCCTCACGGGCGGCGAGATTGCCGAGCGGCTGCAGCTGCGCTCGCGCGCGGTGTTCGACTTCCTCGACGGCCTGGTCGCGCTCCGCCTGCTCGAGCGCGAGGGCTCGGGGCCGGAGGCGCGGTACGCGAACACGCCCGAGACGGCGCAGTTCCTCGACTCCACGCGCCCGCAGTACATCGGCGGCATCCTCGAGATGGCCAATGCCCGGCTCTACGGCTTCTGGGGCGGGCTCACCGAGGCGCTGAAGACAGGCGAGCCGCAGAACGAGCTCAAGCGCTCGGGCCGCTCCATGTTCGAGGAGCTCTACGCGGACCCGGAGCGGCTCGAGCAGTTCATGCGCGCCATGTCCGGCATCTCCGCCGGCAACTTCCGCATGCTCGCCGAGCGCTTCGACTTCTCGCGCTACGCCACCGTGTGCGACGTGGGCGGCGCCACGGGCCAGCTCTCCATCATCCTCGCCCAGAAGTACCCGCACCTGCGCTGCAAGAGCTTCGACCTGCCGGTGGTGGAGCCCATCGCCCGGCGCTCCATCGCCGCTGCCGGCGTGAGCGACCGCGTGACGCCCGTGTCGGGCGACTTCCTGCGCGAGCCGCTCCCGCGCGCGGATGTCATCACCATGGGGATGATCCTCCACGACTGGAACCTGGAGCGGAAGCTGCACCTCGTGCGCGCCGCCCACGCCGCGCTGCCCCCGGGCGGCGCCTTCATCGCGGTGGAGAACCTCATCGACGACGAGCGGCGCCAGAACGTGTTCGGCCTGATGATGTCCCTGAACATGCTCATCGAGTTCGGCGACGCCTTCGACTTCACCGGCGCGGACTTCCGGCAGTGGTGCCAGGCGGCCGGCTTCCGCGAGGTCCAGGTGCTGCCGCTCGCAGGCCCGGCGAGCGCCGCCATCGCGTACAAGTAG